The Thermosynechococcus sp. genome has a segment encoding these proteins:
- a CDS encoding 4a-hydroxytetrahydrobiopterin dehydratase — MAERLSPAEIEAQLASLPGWKQVGDRLEQTFTFKNFLGSIAFVNRLVDPAEQAGHHPDLSISWNRVTVCLTTHDAGGITQKDIDLAKVISNLAAA, encoded by the coding sequence ATGGCAGAGCGATTATCTCCAGCGGAGATTGAGGCACAGTTAGCTAGCCTACCCGGCTGGAAGCAGGTGGGCGATCGCCTTGAGCAGACCTTCACCTTCAAGAACTTCCTAGGTTCCATTGCCTTTGTCAATCGGCTTGTGGATCCCGCTGAGCAGGCTGGGCATCACCCTGATTTATCCATCTCTTGGAATCGGGTCACAGTCTGTCTCACCACCCATGATGCTGGGGGGATTACCCAAAAGGATATTGATCTAGCCAAGGTAATTTCCAATCTAGCAGCGGCATAA
- the rpsN gene encoding 30S ribosomal protein S14, with protein MAKKSMIEREKKRQRLVAKYASKRQELKAQLASAETQEEIMSIHRQLQRLPRNSAPSRLRNRCWLTGRPRGYYRDFGLCRNALREMAHQGLLPGVVKSSW; from the coding sequence ATGGCCAAAAAAAGCATGATCGAACGGGAAAAAAAGCGGCAACGGCTCGTTGCGAAATACGCCAGCAAACGCCAAGAACTCAAAGCTCAACTGGCCAGTGCCGAAACCCAAGAAGAGATCATGAGCATCCATCGGCAACTGCAACGGTTGCCCCGTAACAGTGCCCCTTCGCGGCTGCGGAATCGCTGCTGGTTGACGGGTCGTCCTCGTGGTTACTATCGCGATTTTGGCCTCTGCCGCAATGCCCTGCGGGAAATGGCTCACCAAGGATTACTGCCCGGGGTCGTCAAGTCCAGTTGGTAA